The sequence CATTTTTTCCAGCACCCCGGCGCGCTGCTGCAAAGCCAGTTCGCCGCGATGGAAAACCGATTTGCCGGCGCTGGCGCCGGCTGTTTCCAGATTGGTCATGGTTGCTTGCCTCCTCAGTGATTGCACGCGATAGCGCGCATGGCAGCCGACGCCGGCTCAGGCCGCCAGCGGCTGGCTGGCGCGCATGGCGACGAAACCCGGCAGCGCTTCCATGCGGCGCAGCCAACTGCGGATCTGCGGGTAAGCATCGAGCGCGATGCCACCTTCCGGCGCATGCGCGATATAGCTATAGGCAGCTACATCGGCGATGGTCGGATGGGCGCCGGTCAGGTAGTCCCGGCCGGCCAAGTGCGGTTCCAGGACCGCAAACAGTTGCAAGGCGGTAGCACGTGCGGCTTCGCGGTCCAGCGGTACGCCAAACAGAGCTGCCATGCGGGCGCTGGCAGGACCGCGGAAAATCTCGCCGGCAGCCAGCGACAGAAAGCGTTGTACCCCGGCGGCGCCAAGCGGATCGCGCGGCAGCCAGCCGTCGTCGCCATATTTGCTTGCCAGGTAGACCAGGATGGCATTCGAATCGGCCAGCGTGACGGCGCCGTCTTCAATCACCGGCACCTGGCCGAACGGGTTCTTTGCCAGGAATCCGGGTTTTTTTTGCTCGCCGGCGCGCAAATCGACGTCGATCATTTCAAACGGTAAGTCCAGCAGTGACAAAAACAGCTCGACCCGATGGGCGTGGCCGGAGAACGGCGAGCGGTAAAGACGGATAGGCTGGGCGGGGCGGGCGACTGGCATGGCGAGACTCCTGAAATTGAATAAGACGAGAACAAGGTGCGGCTGGACAATCCTGTACCGAACAATCGGTACAATACAAAGTCAAAACCACCCTGTCAAGTAAAAATCGCTGGAATCAACTTAAAGAAATCGGGGGCTTGTTGTTTATTTGACTGGTTTGGACACGTTGCGCCAGGCCTTGCAATCCTAGGCAGCCGAGGCGCCGAGCAAGAGATTGGGAAAGTTTTCGACCATGCGCATGAACGGCCCGTTGCTGCCCAAGGCGCGCGACACCACCAGCGAACCCTGGATCGCGATCACGGCGTTTTCAGCGCGCACTGCGGCTTCCACCTTGTCGATGCCAGCATCCTCCGCTACCGCCGCCAGCAAGGCCATCAGACTGCGCATGCGGCTGCCCAGGTGCTGCTGGAACAGGGAGCCGGCTTCGCCGATGGTGAACACATCGGTCAGGCAAGGCGCCATGCCGTTCGAGTAAAATTCCGCCAACTTGCCGGCAAATTCCTGCGCGCGCCGCTCGGGTGCTTCCTTGCTGGTCAGCGTCGGCAGTACGTACTGGGTGAACCAGCCGCCCACGGCGGCCATTGCGGCGCTAGCCATGTCTTCCTTGCCGTTCGGAAAATAATGGTACAAGCTGGAGCGGCCCAGGCCGGTGGCGTCCGACAGGCGCGATAGGCTGCTGCCCTCGTAGCCGAAGCGGCGGAAGGCCGCCAGGATGCGTTCAATGACTTCGTCGCGGGTCAGGGCTGCGGTTGGCATAATGATTTGTACCGAATGTTCGTTGCTATCAATTTAGTGGCGAAATGGCAAAACAGCAAGGACTTAGTGCGTTAAAAAGACAAAAACAACGCGGCACACGCATAATATGATTGCCTAGCTAACTATATTTATCTACACTAGTGGCATGTTTGATCACTGCCTCTATTTCAACACCACCGCACTGGCGCGCATCGTCGAGCGCGAGTGGAATGCCGCCTACCAGCCCTTCGACCTGACCGCGCCGCAGGGTTTTGTCTTGCGCACCGTGCTGCGGCGGCCCGGCTTGCTGAGCAGCGAAGTGGCCTCTGTCTTTGGCATCGCGCGGCCAACCGCAACCCGCTTGCTGGA comes from Collimonas pratensis and encodes:
- a CDS encoding glutathione S-transferase family protein; its protein translation is MPVARPAQPIRLYRSPFSGHAHRVELFLSLLDLPFEMIDVDLRAGEQKKPGFLAKNPFGQVPVIEDGAVTLADSNAILVYLASKYGDDGWLPRDPLGAAGVQRFLSLAAGEIFRGPASARMAALFGVPLDREAARATALQLFAVLEPHLAGRDYLTGAHPTIADVAAYSYIAHAPEGGIALDAYPQIRSWLRRMEALPGFVAMRASQPLAA
- a CDS encoding TetR/AcrR family transcriptional regulator gives rise to the protein MPTAALTRDEVIERILAAFRRFGYEGSSLSRLSDATGLGRSSLYHYFPNGKEDMASAAMAAVGGWFTQYVLPTLTSKEAPERRAQEFAGKLAEFYSNGMAPCLTDVFTIGEAGSLFQQHLGSRMRSLMALLAAVAEDAGIDKVEAAVRAENAVIAIQGSLVVSRALGSNGPFMRMVENFPNLLLGASAA